atgcaagaccaaacgcaacccacacaaccaaTGGCAACTTcgctctcgttctcagtgggactctggaactgccagtctgctgtgaacaaagctgcattcattccagcctttgccacacagtccaccctcagcatcctggcactgacagagacatggatacgtcctgaggatacagcaacacctgttgctctctccaacaacttctccttctctcacacccctcgtCATACcagtaggggtgggggaacaggtttgctcattcataataactgaatgactttttcaccacaggcctAGTTACTACAATGcatcccacaaaaatacattttgttgtcaTATATCACCCTCCatgtcagctgacaagctttcttgaggagttggatgtcctgctgtcctccgtgccagaggatggcaggccacttgtggttcctggtgatttcaacatacaccaagacaagcccaaggccactgaactgaatactcttctggcctcatttgatttggaaagactacacaccacagcaactcacagatcgggcaacccGCTGGActtcatttttacacgtaactatatcacctcaaatattcttgttacacctttacatgtctctgatcactactttgttcaattcaacacgATTCTCCCATCTATAGTAAAACCGACTCCACcgttggtttcctttcgccgtaacctctgttccctctcaccctcttgcctttccactgatgtctctgcctctcttcccacattacatttattttccacgcttgatgtaaacactgccacagacacacttaactctactttaacaacctgtctagacaacatttgtcctctctcctctagaccagctcGTACTACaacacccagcccctggctgtctgacgttctTCGTgtacatcggactgatctcagagcagctgagaggagatggcgtaaatctagagatccagcagatctaggttAATATcaacttctgcttgcaactttttcagataacgttaaagctgcaaaaacctcctattaccagaccaagatcaacagcccCACAGACatagcttatttagaacattcaacacacatctctgtcctccccctccaccacacatcactgacagcagatatcttcgtaacattttttacaaataaggttacaacagtcagcaatacattcactgcaccacaccctgccaaacacctggctcctgtatgcaaccattCTTTATGTtttctcctctgactgacacggaggtctctaaactcctcctctccaaccaccccaccaccaaaTGACCCTATttcatcacaccttctccagacCATCTCTCcttccatcctacctgcacttacacacataattgaCAAATCtgtacttacaggcacttttcccactgtcaaatgaattaatgtaaatttaaatgtactctaaatgaaacattgtcatttgatgcgtggttatcgacttcatacATTAAGTTGCGCaaatctctatatatatatatatgtgaagcgtcagctatagatttttttttattttattttattgcagaacttatatatacatacataaacgatcagggaaattaagcatggttgtatcttttacattgaacaatcataacaacagaaaaaaatattatggatttgcggaaatcaaaatatgaagttatatacgtgaaaaaaaaaggttaaatcatataatttatgaaacttgctcattttgtggttttgttgaagaaacagctccccatttattttgtgataaatataaaaataaatacatgtgggaatatttaaatatggaaataaatacaggtaagaataaataaatatttataataataaactaatgaaagaataaaaatagagaaaataataaaggaaaaaagtctacaaaaataaattcaggaataactttcattaaaatcaagacatttattttcttattattacatttatttatgtatttatttattatttttgcaggttttgtcctccatacaaAGGCCTAGATGAAATAAGAAAATGACAACaaataattaaactaaaaaataaataaattaaatagtatttagaaatgaatgcatttatttatttaaatattttaaaaatgtaaaaaaaataataaagtataggtatattaataataataataaacataataaataatgcaatatgtacaaataataaatacttaaaataaacaataaatggttactataaaataaaaatcaaatgtatacaaatattaatttatttattaacaaaataatttatttattaaaaagttatatttatagtattttaaatacatactgttacgcttgagtaatgaggcagacaaggagatgcggatccaaacgcagttgagcTTTATTAagtgaaccaaacaggaaaacacaaaggaaaaacccacggtggggaaatgaaacataaactgaatgagctGACCAAGGTAGCCACGAatagggaactcgggaaggaaagatTCACCAGGTTAACATcaaaacgacgatcgacaaagactgaacaaagacacggggtataaatacacaaacatgggataggtggccaatgaaagaacagaactcaaacaagataacaaggtgattaacagaaaccaaaggcaaattaacaagggcaggtgtaaacaatgaacagtgaacacgaacgctaacaaggactatggagttacataagggactaaagtgaaaactaagaagtgcaaaagtgacaacaatggtaaacaaaagggcaacagtgaaacaagacagggtattcataacacaTACAATAATcattctaaaatatttataatgataGTAGTACTACTGATTATGAATGATAAACACTAAATATTACATAATgcaatttgtaaaaataataaatactacaattaaaaataaacaatgtctaacaaatacattaaaataaaaaaaacattgaaagtaatgtattaatacttttatttattgatttaaaaatatcaattataatattttaattatagtaTTCTAAATAcgtaaaataaattcaaataaataacaatactaATAATACaagataaacaaataataaataatgaaatatgtacaaataataaaatgaataaatataatacaatcaaacaaataaatataataaaaaggaaaaaatattattcaaattatgaataagtgtattaatttatttaaatgtaatcaatTATAATATTGTGATTGTAGCATTTttaagtattataataataattataaagtgTACAAAtgcttttaatgttaataataaattatCAACAATACATACAATttgtctaaataataataataaaaattcggACCTCCTATTTTAGGCTATATTCTCAATCAATCAACACTAGTTTTTCAATTAATCACACTAATATTTTGTCGCCTCAGTCTTGGTTGCGTCCTTGCTTACCATAAATAGTAGGCTAATCTGACAGATAGAGCAAAACTTTGTTCAAAACTTAGTCTGATAACATCAGGCCTTCTTTATAACTCAAAGAACCCTGAAATCAAGTCGATATAGATAAAGATCAGTCTACATTTTGGCATGTAGGGCTCCACCTATAAGGCGCAGGCTGAGCTTGTTGCACAACTATGCGTACATTTATGTGATGTCAAACCACAACCTGGAACAGTAAAGCATCCTGGAACAAAGAATATTGtctcaaattaaataattttacagatgACTTCAGCTGACAAAACACGTTTacgtatacagtacatataaaagATATCAGTTGTCTCATTGTTGAGTTTTTATCATTGGCTTACAGAAATAAATGGGGGGAATTGTGGCTTGCTTTTGTGCAAAACCTGTTTGGGAGGTTACAGAGCATGACTATAAAAATGCCTGCCATACTAGATAGTTGTTGCTGTTTGGAGAGAGGGACAGTAAATCTGGTTCACTTGTTTCACTCCTGGTAAGTTCTCCCTTACTTgcaaattttatattatatttttttattttgtactaaGGGGCAATTTATTACTCATATATAAGTGTCTATGTACACTGTATTCTTGTTAGACACTTTTGAGTTACTTTTGCACTCCAAACTTGCTCGCCAAGTATGTTTACTCAAAAATGGCAAAACTGAAGGTATTGTTGTAATATTAAAGGGCTTCTTATAgaatataaattatgtttaagTTGAATTAtgcaattgcattttaaaatgctcAGAATATGTGAATATCAGGATCGTGAGCAATTGTTTCAGTTGGATCTCGATTGTAGTTCAGAGTAGGtttgaaaaatattgtaaaaGTTTATTATTAGACAGTTTTTCTTAATTAAAATTCTGTGAACTGTCAACTGAACATTTGTCAACTGAGAACAAAGTTTTAGAAGCACGTTTGTCCTGTCCAACAGCTCTTAACTGTTTGAGAAATATGGTGTGCAACGTCAGTAGTAGGTGGACCCAACCTTTAACAGTCAAAAATGTAAAGCATTACTCAAATTTgactttcctttccttttctttttttttcttagcaCACGCATTACATACCGTAATCATGCAGCACTGGACtgcatatgtaatatttttatttttggtgttttGTGATGTCTCCTCgcaaaggaaaaaaaagtcaGTCCAAACACTCTCAAGaggtattattacattttatattcacaAAATGATCTTAATAATCCTATTTCAAAAGTGATCCGTCCAGTCTAAAATATTTCCTCTTTTGTGCTTTCAGGCTGGGGCGATGACATCAACTGGGTTCAGACATATGAAGAGGGACTGACTAAAATGGTTGAAAGGTACCTAAAGATTATGAAATCACTTTGAACTCCCTTCTCACCTAAATGTCATGTATTTTCTGGTTGTTCATACACAGTGTCCTCTGCTTTATTGTAGTAAGAAGCCTTTGATGATCATTTTTCATTTGGAGGATTGTCCACACTGTAAAGGTTTGCATCCTTATTTGCATAATCTGCACTAAATCTGTAATAAACTAAAATGACATCATTTTATAGATTATTTGCCTGTACTAAAATACACTAAACATTTCTTAgagtaattcacccaaaaataaaaattctgtaattattttcattgCAAATCCAAAggctgtaatttatttatttattgaacaaaataagaggattttaaaaaatcttcatgcagctctttttaaagggatagttaatgaaagattctgtcatcatttacttacactaaTTTTGTAACAAACCTGTATGGGGTCATTAATACTGCACTAAAGAAAAGCTAGACACAGCAAAACACAcataacagaatgcaggtgtctcaaggtGCACATTTAAAAGTTGACTTTCTTTTTCATCCAAGACACTAAAAAACGTGGCACTTCTGACATAGATTAGAAAAACAATGGGAAAAGAGCGCAGACCCGCATTCGAACACAAAAACCCATTGGTGTGAACGGACCGAATAACTCCTTGTAAACACAAATGTGAATACGTTTTTGAAAACTTTGTggaaggggaagattatcagtgaataatgacttaaacgTATTTCTGCTCCTCAAACAATGCTATCATATGGACTTCTTATggtgcttttatttaaaaaaaattattgagctTGACAGTAGTGGTCACTACGAActgctgtatggaaaagagctgtgtgaagattGTTCAACTATtctcttaaaaaaacatacatgtttggagattttcaattttgggtgaattgttcTTTTAAATGACAATCAGAGTGTAAATCCAAAATGGCTTTTAGGCTTTGCATGCAGTATAAGGAAAAGGTTCCTTCATATCACTTTATTAATCCCCCTGTGCTCTCACTGTTCCCTTTTAGCACTGAAAAAGGCTTTTTCTGAAAATCAAACTATTCAAAAATTGGGCAAATCCGATTTCATCATGCTCAATTTAGTGGTAAAGTACAAATATTGTATTATACAGAGTAAAGTAACAGAATTTGCATGAAATACATATACAAAAGCTAGAATATCCTCAGATATTCTTCACCAAGTGACTGTGATTTTCAGCATGAAACTAACGACAATAACTTGGCCCCTGATGGCTTCTATGTCCCCAGGATCTTGTTTGTTGGTGAGTTTCCTTTTAAACCATTTATTATAATAGACCTTATCTGCAGTCCTACTATATTTGTCCTACCTACTTATTTTCCACAAACTAATGttttctgaagttttttttttgtctacagaAATTTCttgaaaagatgttttttttttcctcaatgtTTTGTCAGCAAAATTATCTAAAACGTTTTAAACAACAATACAATCATTTGAAGAGACTGTCACAGCCTCATTCTCATTcccgtaaaaaaaataaaataaaaaaattgcccTACTGTGGATAAAGTCCAAAGCAGTAATGACATCTCCAGTTAGGATGACTTGataaagttaataataatatctaacaataataattcaacaaaagagcagcaaaaaaaaaaaaaaaaaaaaaaaaacaggttctTGTGCAGATTATACCATtaagaaacacacaaacaaacatgtcaagACATTTTCAGGACAATCCAGCACATTCTCATCCCTCCAGGTCTTACCAAAACAGtgtaaaatatgataaaaacgaCTGTTACTGTGTTGAGAATCTAATGAAATCACCActgagaat
The Xyrauchen texanus isolate HMW12.3.18 chromosome 14, RBS_HiC_50CHRs, whole genome shotgun sequence genome window above contains:
- the LOC127654791 gene encoding anterior gradient protein 3-like, yielding MQHWTAYVIFLFLVFCDVSSQRKKKSVQTLSRGWGDDINWVQTYEEGLTKMVESKKPLMIIFHLEDCPHCKALKKAFSENQTIQKLGKSDFIMLNLVHETNDNNLAPDGFYVPRILFVDPTLTVRADIVGNYANRLYTYEPSDMDTLAENMVKAKKLLKDEHEEHDDL